A stretch of Candidatus Hydrogenedentota bacterium DNA encodes these proteins:
- a CDS encoding suppressor of fused domain protein: MTSDDNVRSLSGNPVYHHPEVTGWEPALAEDHIEEISDHIERCLGPIEMVYHEIISDTVHIDVYHVPPSDRYPFHIMVTSGMSDRPMNVPEGVGTSPYVELMAMLPPDWKISQEAFSDERWYWPVRSLKFLARFPHKVNSWFCAGHTIGNGNPPAPFADNTKLDSVLFLPPVGDFDDFSTLALKDGKSIQFLAIVPLYREELALKMNKGMSALLDAFDRNNIDSVIDPKRKNVAKRRFGIFGR, encoded by the coding sequence ATGACCAGCGACGACAACGTTAGATCCCTGTCCGGCAATCCGGTTTATCACCACCCCGAGGTAACGGGATGGGAGCCGGCCCTGGCGGAGGACCACATCGAGGAAATCTCGGACCACATCGAGCGGTGCCTCGGTCCCATCGAGATGGTCTACCACGAGATCATCTCCGACACCGTCCACATCGACGTTTACCACGTCCCCCCGTCCGACCGGTATCCTTTTCACATCATGGTCACTTCCGGCATGAGCGACCGGCCCATGAACGTACCCGAGGGTGTCGGCACATCGCCCTACGTGGAACTGATGGCCATGCTCCCCCCGGACTGGAAGATCTCGCAGGAGGCCTTCAGCGACGAGCGCTGGTATTGGCCCGTGCGCAGTCTCAAGTTTCTCGCCCGATTTCCGCACAAGGTCAACTCCTGGTTCTGCGCCGGACACACCATCGGCAACGGCAATCCGCCCGCGCCCTTCGCCGACAACACGAAACTCGACAGTGTCCTGTTCCTGCCGCCCGTGGGCGACTTCGATGATTTCTCCACCCTCGCCTTGAAGGACGGCAAGTCCATCCAGTTCCTGGCCATCGTGCCCCTGTATCGCGAAGAGCTGGCCCTGAAGATGAACAAGGGAATGTCGGCGCTGCTCGACGCCTTTGATCGGAACAACATCGACAGCGTTATCGATCCGAAGCGCAAGAACGTCGCCAAACGCCGCTTCGGAATTTTCGGGCGCTGA
- a CDS encoding sialate O-acetylesterase, which translates to MRIYRRTFIMAALAFVLCAGARAELWMPSIFSSHMVLQQKQANPVWGKGDPGAVLTITFGTEVNEVPVTEQQQVTVGADGKWQAALKAKRADGKVYDLRVSHGAESLYFEDILIGEVWVCSGQSNMQWMVEQAANPEVEIPAANHPNLRLFYVTRKTAETPQEDCVTDHQWVPCTPEVAAKFSAVAYFFGRELHQALNVPVGLIHTSWGGTPSESWTSAEAASAEPAFAPITERWNQIVANYPEAMKAFEAATAEWQAKKDKGEATDQDKPRPPQGPDSPHRISSLYNAMINPLIPYGIKGAIWYQGESNAGRAFQYRTIFPAMIKNWRTDWAQGDFPFYFVQLANFMDRKEAPVADDTWAELREAQFMTLSLPNTGMASAIDIGEAKDIHPKNKQEVGRRLALWALKNDYKKRSTVPSGPLYKSHEIGKDGKVTISFDYAKDLQFHGEPVGFQIAGEDKQFVWANAEIKGGKVVVWSDAVPAPTSVRYAWQANPPVSLYNGAGLPASSFRTDDWPGVTVNEK; encoded by the coding sequence ATGCGAATTTATCGAAGAACCTTCATCATGGCGGCGCTGGCCTTTGTGCTCTGCGCGGGCGCCCGGGCGGAACTGTGGATGCCGAGTATTTTCAGCAGCCACATGGTCTTGCAGCAAAAGCAGGCCAACCCGGTCTGGGGCAAGGGCGATCCGGGCGCGGTGCTGACGATCACCTTCGGCACGGAAGTGAACGAAGTGCCCGTGACCGAACAGCAGCAGGTGACCGTGGGCGCGGACGGCAAGTGGCAGGCCGCGCTGAAGGCAAAGCGGGCCGACGGCAAGGTCTATGATCTGCGCGTGTCTCATGGCGCGGAGTCGCTGTATTTCGAGGATATCCTCATCGGCGAAGTGTGGGTGTGCTCCGGCCAGTCCAACATGCAGTGGATGGTGGAGCAGGCGGCGAACCCCGAGGTTGAAATCCCCGCGGCCAACCATCCGAATCTGCGCCTGTTCTACGTGACCCGTAAGACGGCCGAAACGCCGCAGGAAGATTGCGTGACCGATCATCAGTGGGTGCCCTGCACGCCGGAAGTAGCGGCGAAATTCTCCGCCGTGGCCTATTTCTTCGGCCGGGAACTGCACCAGGCATTGAATGTGCCCGTGGGCCTGATTCACACGTCGTGGGGTGGCACGCCTTCGGAATCCTGGACCAGCGCGGAAGCGGCGTCGGCGGAGCCCGCCTTTGCGCCCATCACCGAGCGCTGGAACCAGATCGTAGCGAACTACCCGGAGGCGATGAAGGCTTTTGAAGCGGCCACGGCCGAATGGCAGGCGAAGAAGGACAAGGGCGAAGCCACGGACCAGGACAAGCCCCGCCCGCCCCAGGGCCCGGACAGCCCCCACCGCATTTCGAGTTTGTACAACGCCATGATCAATCCGCTGATCCCTTATGGAATCAAGGGGGCGATCTGGTACCAGGGCGAGTCCAACGCGGGACGCGCCTTTCAGTACCGCACGATTTTCCCCGCGATGATAAAGAACTGGCGCACGGACTGGGCCCAGGGCGACTTCCCCTTCTATTTCGTGCAGTTGGCCAACTTCATGGATCGCAAAGAAGCGCCGGTGGCGGACGATACCTGGGCGGAGTTGCGCGAAGCCCAGTTCATGACGCTTAGCCTGCCGAACACGGGGATGGCCTCGGCGATCGATATCGGCGAAGCGAAGGACATCCACCCCAAGAACAAGCAGGAAGTGGGTCGCCGCCTGGCCCTGTGGGCCTTGAAGAACGACTACAAGAAGCGCAGCACCGTTCCTTCGGGGCCGCTGTATAAATCCCACGAGATCGGCAAGGACGGCAAGGTCACGATCAGCTTTGACTATGCCAAGGACCTCCAGTTCCATGGTGAGCCCGTGGGCTTCCAGATCGCCGGCGAAGACAAGCAGTTCGTCTGGGCAAATGCCGAGATCAAAGGCGGCAAGGTCGTGGTGTGGTCCGATGCCGTGCCCGCGCCAACGTCCGTCCGCTATGCCTGGCAGGCCAATCCGCCGGTGTCGCTGTACAACGGCGCGGGCCTGCCCGCCAGCTCCTTCCGCACGGACGACTGGCCGGGCGTGACGGTTAACGAGAAGTAG
- a CDS encoding rhomboid family intramembrane serine protease, which produces MPERDPLVLRMLEKLGFNMTRLRWKLYKLEQRRDRLKEGGVMPERFRWLKFRNKFCRHCGALNDKDAGTCYRCERRLPSLLGYRIGRLFGFMVPASAPRAIGFFGTLCVLFFVVNILLDGLVAAFTPNGDGLYLLGGFFVDGYSGYFVAWRAMTFGLVHSGIFHILFNGYAMMMLSGVTESHLGARRTVVLITASQIGAALGTWLWYFRVNGEPVFTVGASGWVSGLLGYALVYTWFLGASGAAYRRQLTQWAIYILLFGFFMGANNMGHIGGAIGGALVGLADNRPGSGARGAARVWDAAFWASATLWVYCLVLLAIYFARYVGVYGSAPLLPVSG; this is translated from the coding sequence ATGCCCGAGCGCGATCCACTCGTCCTTCGCATGCTTGAGAAGCTTGGCTTTAACATGACCAGGCTTCGCTGGAAGCTGTATAAGCTGGAGCAGCGGCGGGACCGATTGAAAGAAGGCGGGGTGATGCCGGAGCGTTTTCGGTGGCTGAAGTTCAGAAACAAGTTTTGCCGGCATTGCGGCGCGCTGAACGATAAGGATGCGGGAACGTGTTATCGCTGCGAGCGTCGGCTCCCTTCACTGCTGGGCTATCGCATCGGGCGGCTTTTCGGGTTTATGGTGCCGGCGAGCGCGCCCCGCGCGATTGGCTTTTTCGGCACGCTGTGCGTCTTGTTTTTTGTCGTGAACATTCTGCTGGATGGCCTTGTTGCGGCATTTACACCCAACGGGGATGGGCTCTATCTCCTGGGCGGATTTTTCGTAGACGGTTACTCGGGCTATTTCGTCGCCTGGCGGGCCATGACTTTCGGGCTGGTTCACAGCGGAATCTTTCATATCCTCTTCAATGGCTATGCGATGATGATGTTGAGCGGTGTGACGGAGTCGCATCTGGGCGCGCGACGAACGGTGGTGCTGATCACGGCGTCACAGATCGGGGCGGCCCTCGGGACGTGGTTGTGGTACTTTCGCGTGAACGGGGAGCCCGTATTCACCGTGGGGGCGTCGGGCTGGGTGTCGGGGCTGCTGGGCTATGCGCTGGTCTACACGTGGTTTCTCGGGGCATCGGGCGCGGCCTACCGCCGGCAGCTTACGCAATGGGCGATCTATATCCTGCTCTTCGGTTTTTTCATGGGCGCGAACAACATGGGGCATATCGGTGGCGCGATTGGCGGTGCGCTGGTGGGCCTGGCGGACAACCGCCCCGGTAGCGGGGCGCGGGGCGCGGCGCGGGTGTGGGACGCCGCCTTCTGGGCGAGCGCGACGCTGTGGGTCTATTGCCTGGTTTTGCTGGCAATCTACTTTGCACGTTACGTCGGGGTATACGGCTCGGCGCCTTTGCTGCCAGTCAGCGGATGA
- a CDS encoding right-handed parallel beta-helix repeat-containing protein produces MPHLILIALALVAAAASVEAQPATRHVAPWGDDGNEGAEAAPFRTIQHAADVLEPGQTCVIRGGRYRETVTLTRSGAQDQPITFTAAAGEEVIVDGTDPIDTAWTAEDGRHYQTPLESPTDQVFFQEQAMVLARWPNMTFDENWNEDKKWARTGAGSDRGVVMSTELAELGESLTGAQLWIKLGKGNNAFTRAILAHEAGQPALRWDDTDFYDNPRLTGEDGRADRIKSYGLYNNRFFVANHRSLLDAEQEWYYDAQAKELLFIPPVGTVPAPGEVRVKRRVFGFEGEGIEHVVIRDITFFGCNAHFSKVRHVTLDDCEFRYPCELLTMRDNRQVKEDQRPVFIQGENNTLRKCLVTCAPGTSIHVTGRGNRIENCIVTEGSRHGRHSDPNVSLEYDRKRAHDGANAAGETQRWAYTSEAGNTVARCTIFNGSGIGIYLLGPGPGTAEYNHLFNLGLYCSDVSALYIPKGDNRTWTGFHHNWVHDINGIGLRCDQDGSQVLIHHNVVWNCKAGGKANGYDFRIYNNTIFVNNPEHPLLIVKQKQIEVVADWPIQNNAVFRLADRIDLREYREMSPEEKAQRDYIVDILDSPAIHHNHIIKPNDQASLFIDPGEDAPDLRPAPGSALIDRGATIPGITDTFQGESPDIGAYEHGGPYWTAGADWWPHDQAPPQSTAEATRRAHAMTRDRRLYRHDAEAYGDQ; encoded by the coding sequence ATGCCACACCTGATACTGATCGCCCTGGCCCTGGTGGCCGCCGCCGCTTCGGTTGAAGCCCAGCCCGCCACGCGCCACGTTGCGCCCTGGGGCGACGATGGCAACGAGGGCGCGGAGGCCGCGCCCTTTCGGACGATCCAGCACGCCGCGGATGTCCTGGAGCCCGGCCAGACCTGCGTGATTCGGGGCGGGCGCTATCGCGAGACGGTGACCCTGACCCGGTCGGGGGCACAGGACCAGCCCATCACCTTCACCGCCGCTGCCGGCGAGGAAGTGATCGTCGACGGCACGGACCCCATCGACACGGCGTGGACCGCGGAGGATGGCCGCCACTATCAGACGCCCCTGGAATCGCCCACGGATCAGGTTTTCTTTCAGGAGCAGGCCATGGTGCTCGCGCGCTGGCCCAACATGACGTTCGACGAGAACTGGAACGAGGACAAGAAGTGGGCGCGCACCGGGGCCGGCTCTGATCGCGGCGTGGTCATGAGCACCGAACTGGCCGAACTGGGCGAAAGCCTGACCGGGGCGCAGCTCTGGATCAAACTGGGCAAGGGCAACAACGCCTTTACCCGCGCCATCCTCGCCCACGAGGCGGGCCAGCCGGCCTTGCGCTGGGACGACACGGATTTCTACGACAATCCGCGACTAACCGGCGAGGACGGCCGCGCCGACCGCATCAAGAGCTACGGCCTGTACAACAACCGCTTTTTTGTGGCAAACCACCGCTCCCTGCTGGACGCGGAGCAGGAGTGGTACTACGACGCGCAAGCGAAAGAACTGCTGTTCATCCCGCCCGTTGGCACGGTGCCCGCGCCGGGGGAAGTCCGCGTCAAACGGCGTGTGTTTGGTTTTGAGGGGGAAGGGATCGAACACGTCGTCATACGGGATATCACCTTCTTCGGCTGCAACGCGCACTTCAGCAAGGTGCGCCATGTAACACTGGACGACTGCGAATTCCGCTATCCCTGCGAGTTGCTCACCATGCGCGACAACCGTCAGGTGAAGGAAGACCAGCGCCCGGTTTTCATCCAGGGCGAAAATAACACCCTGCGAAAATGCCTCGTAACCTGTGCGCCCGGCACCTCAATCCACGTCACGGGGCGCGGCAACCGTATCGAGAACTGCATCGTCACCGAAGGCAGCCGCCACGGGCGCCACAGCGACCCCAATGTATCCCTGGAATATGATCGCAAGCGGGCCCACGACGGTGCAAACGCCGCAGGCGAAACGCAGCGCTGGGCCTACACGTCGGAAGCGGGCAACACCGTCGCCCGCTGCACCATCTTCAATGGCAGCGGTATCGGCATCTACCTGCTCGGGCCCGGACCCGGCACCGCCGAATACAACCACCTCTTCAACCTCGGCCTCTATTGCAGCGACGTCTCCGCCCTGTACATACCAAAAGGCGACAACCGCACCTGGACCGGCTTCCACCACAACTGGGTCCACGACATCAACGGCATCGGCCTCCGCTGCGATCAGGACGGCAGTCAGGTCCTCATCCACCACAACGTCGTGTGGAACTGCAAAGCCGGCGGCAAAGCCAATGGCTATGACTTCCGCATCTACAACAACACCATCTTCGTCAACAACCCCGAGCACCCTCTCCTCATCGTGAAGCAGAAACAGATCGAGGTCGTGGCCGACTGGCCGATCCAGAACAATGCCGTGTTCCGCCTGGCCGACCGCATCGACCTGCGCGAGTACCGCGAAATGAGTCCCGAAGAAAAGGCGCAGCGCGACTACATCGTCGATATCCTCGACTCCCCCGCGATCCACCACAACCACATAATCAAGCCGAACGACCAGGCAAGCCTGTTCATCGACCCCGGCGAAGACGCCCCCGATCTGCGCCCCGCCCCCGGCAGCGCCCTCATCGATCGCGGCGCGACCATCCCCGGAATCACCGACACCTTCCAGGGCGAATCGCCCGACATCGGCGCATACGAGCACGGCGGCCCTTACTGGACCGCCGGCGCCGACTGGTGGCCCCACGACCAGGCCCCGCCCCAGTCCACGGCCGAAGCCACCCGGCGCGCCCACGCCATGACCCGGGACCGCCGCCTCTACCGCCATGATGCGGAGGCCTACGGAGATCAGTAA
- a CDS encoding YHYH protein, translated as MKIRLLALLGPLSMAVVSAAQAAGTTEDHVHITEANGYRYIVSDGLPNHATGQFPNRGNPNAIQLQYYRFRVPLSPAVAVQPVPMDRMPFGVALNGVPFDPGTAEYWYGDRNWRYEALSGKINLGLDFSNAHVQPNGAYHYHGEPAGLMESLGKNTAMQLVGYAADGFPIYTNESYRNPNDPASGLTTLRASWRLKPGERKGGPGGPHDGTFVQDYEYVPGSGDLDECNGRTGVTPEYPGGTFYYVITDTFPFIPRYFRGTPDASFQRKGPPQGGGGRRGGPGGPPPPPRRMPPPY; from the coding sequence ATGAAGATTCGGCTTCTGGCCCTTCTGGGACCATTGAGCATGGCCGTAGTTTCCGCAGCACAGGCCGCCGGGACCACCGAGGACCACGTCCATATCACCGAGGCCAACGGCTACCGATACATCGTCTCCGATGGCCTGCCCAACCACGCCACGGGCCAGTTTCCAAACCGTGGCAACCCAAACGCGATCCAGCTTCAATACTATCGCTTTCGTGTGCCCCTGAGCCCCGCAGTCGCTGTCCAGCCCGTGCCCATGGACCGCATGCCCTTTGGCGTGGCGCTCAATGGCGTGCCTTTCGACCCCGGAACCGCCGAATACTGGTATGGCGATCGCAACTGGCGCTATGAGGCCCTTTCGGGAAAGATTAATCTGGGACTCGACTTCAGCAATGCCCATGTCCAGCCCAACGGGGCCTATCACTATCACGGCGAACCTGCTGGACTGATGGAAAGCCTGGGGAAAAACACGGCCATGCAGTTGGTGGGCTACGCCGCCGATGGATTCCCCATTTACACCAATGAAAGCTATCGCAATCCCAATGACCCGGCCAGCGGACTAACCACCTTGCGCGCTTCGTGGCGCTTGAAACCGGGCGAGCGAAAGGGCGGACCGGGAGGGCCCCACGATGGCACCTTCGTCCAGGATTACGAGTACGTTCCCGGCAGTGGCGATCTGGACGAGTGCAACGGCCGTACCGGCGTCACCCCGGAGTATCCGGGCGGCACCTTCTACTACGTCATCACCGACACATTCCCCTTTATCCCCCGCTATTTTCGGGGTACGCCCGACGCAAGCTTTCAGCGCAAAGGCCCGCCTCAAGGCGGTGGGGGACGTCGTGGCGGACCCGGTGGGCCGCCCCCGCCCCCGCGCAGGATGCCGCCGCCCTATTGA
- the rodA gene encoding rod shape-determining protein RodA: protein MPRSTHDYHSEDAIMRAINFRNLRRIDWMLPIFVLVLAAIGWVTMYSASAHSDASYYHKQIMFFLAGAVIATVLVAVDYRALVAAAPVFYVIAVGLLVAVLAVGTEVKGGRRWLDFGLFRIQPSEITKIIMIYFLAWYLSTLGTRIRKLHWFVLAFILTGVPMALILKQPNLSTAMTLGPLVVVMLFVAGCRLWHMGVIVLAALSVVPFAWIQIKDFNPSPIEKEQAIQREEFRESRQWWELHWHQKMRIYTFLHPDFSPRTGNWQAYQSNITVGSGGFRGKGFMNGTNTKLNYLPEHRTDFIFSHFAEERGFVGAVVVIGLYVAFLLRGLIFARDCPDMMGTLLATGVVTVLGFHIFSNIAITIGLMPVTGMPLPFLSYGGTFYLSTMACVGILLNVPMRRKMFMDEGMFAR from the coding sequence ATGCCGCGGAGCACGCACGACTACCATTCCGAAGACGCGATCATGCGGGCGATCAATTTCCGGAATCTGCGCCGGATCGACTGGATGCTGCCGATTTTCGTGCTCGTGCTGGCGGCTATCGGCTGGGTGACCATGTATAGCGCGAGCGCCCATTCGGACGCCTCGTACTACCATAAGCAGATCATGTTTTTTCTGGCGGGGGCCGTGATCGCGACGGTGCTCGTGGCGGTGGACTATCGCGCGCTCGTTGCGGCGGCGCCCGTGTTTTACGTGATCGCGGTCGGGCTGTTGGTGGCGGTGCTGGCGGTGGGTACGGAGGTGAAGGGCGGCCGGCGCTGGCTGGATTTTGGTCTTTTCAGGATCCAGCCATCGGAGATCACGAAGATCATCATGATCTATTTTCTGGCGTGGTACCTGAGCACGCTGGGCACGCGCATCCGCAAGCTGCACTGGTTCGTTCTGGCGTTTATCCTTACCGGCGTGCCGATGGCGCTGATCCTGAAGCAGCCCAATCTGAGCACGGCGATGACGCTGGGGCCGCTGGTGGTGGTGATGCTTTTTGTGGCGGGCTGCCGTCTCTGGCACATGGGGGTGATTGTGCTGGCGGCGCTTTCCGTGGTGCCCTTCGCCTGGATCCAGATTAAGGATTTCAACCCGAGTCCGATCGAAAAGGAGCAGGCGATCCAGCGGGAAGAATTCCGCGAAAGCCGGCAGTGGTGGGAATTGCACTGGCACCAGAAGATGCGCATCTACACCTTCCTCCATCCTGACTTTTCGCCGCGCACGGGCAACTGGCAGGCCTACCAGAGTAATATCACGGTGGGCAGCGGCGGCTTCCGGGGGAAGGGCTTCATGAACGGCACCAACACCAAGCTGAACTACCTCCCGGAGCACCGGACCGACTTCATTTTCTCCCACTTCGCGGAGGAGCGCGGATTCGTCGGCGCGGTGGTGGTGATAGGCCTTTATGTGGCCTTCCTGTTACGCGGGCTGATTTTCGCCCGCGATTGTCCCGATATGATGGGGACCCTGCTGGCCACGGGTGTGGTCACGGTGCTGGGGTTCCATATTTTTTCCAATATTGCCATTACCATCGGGCTGATGCCGGTTACCGGCATGCCCCTCCCGTTCCTGAGCTACGGCGGCACCTTTTATTTGAGCACCATGGCCTGCGTCGGCATATTGCTGAACGTGCCCATGCGCCGCAAGATGTTTATGGACGAGGGCATGTTCGCCCGCTGA
- a CDS encoding HD domain-containing protein, whose amino-acid sequence MATTEAEQMVETSGGTYFPVHTDSIRLDSVPSFALYFQPSVDQPYVLYCERKTKFTREAKRRLQQNKITQLFITKKDRAAYSRYLAEHLTDVLEDARLTVREKSTILYDSAQAVVEDVLKEPTQRANIERGKVVVQRTVEFMRSKEFMLEHLLRTISCDYYLYTHSINVTAYSIALAMRSGYIDPATLREVANGALLHDVGETTLPPELKNKEGQLTPEEWKLMRAHPEEGVKLLQKTGCLGEIAQDIVLCHHEKLNGHGYPNKLKGDQISPFVRIVTIADIFDALTTERFHQKRMSSFEALKLMRESMREELDMDLFRNFVTMMGGKR is encoded by the coding sequence TTGGCGACGACAGAGGCTGAGCAGATGGTCGAAACGAGCGGTGGCACGTACTTTCCCGTCCACACCGACTCGATCCGTCTGGACTCCGTGCCCTCTTTTGCCTTGTATTTCCAGCCCAGCGTGGACCAGCCCTATGTGCTCTACTGCGAGCGGAAGACCAAGTTCACGCGGGAGGCCAAACGCCGCCTGCAGCAGAACAAGATCACCCAGCTCTTCATCACGAAGAAGGACCGGGCGGCCTACAGCCGCTACCTGGCCGAGCACCTGACGGATGTGCTGGAAGACGCCCGGCTCACGGTGCGCGAAAAGTCCACCATCCTCTACGATTCCGCCCAGGCCGTGGTGGAGGATGTGCTCAAGGAGCCCACGCAGCGGGCCAACATCGAGCGGGGCAAGGTGGTGGTGCAGCGGACCGTGGAGTTCATGCGCTCGAAGGAGTTCATGCTGGAGCACCTGCTGCGCACGATATCCTGCGACTACTACCTCTACACCCACAGCATCAACGTGACCGCCTACTCCATTGCCCTGGCCATGCGCTCCGGCTACATCGACCCGGCCACCCTCCGGGAAGTGGCCAACGGGGCGCTCCTCCACGACGTGGGCGAGACCACCCTGCCGCCCGAACTGAAAAACAAAGAAGGCCAGCTCACCCCGGAAGAGTGGAAACTCATGCGCGCCCACCCCGAGGAGGGCGTCAAGCTGCTCCAGAAAACCGGCTGCCTCGGCGAAATCGCCCAGGATATCGTCCTCTGCCACCACGAGAAGCTCAACGGCCACGGCTATCCCAACAAGCTCAAGGGGGACCAGATCTCCCCCTTTGTGCGGATTGTGACGATTGCCGATATCTTCGACGCCCTCACCACCGAGCGGTTCCACCAGAAGCGGATGAGCTCCTTCGAGGCCCTCAAGCTCATGCGCGAATCCATGCGCGAAGAGCTGGACATGGACCTTTTCCGCAACTTTGTCACCATGATGGGCGGGAAACGCTGA
- a CDS encoding Rne/Rng family ribonuclease: protein MREIVINAGSHETRIAELENKRLVELQVERHESPSIVGNIYKGRVDSVVPGIQAAFIDIGQDKNGFLYVSDIAGAEGTGDMMLDEGKPRARTRARRAKQQPIETILKKNQHIMVQVIKDRLGTKGARLTNFITVPGRYTVLMPTVSTLGVSRKIESEEERERLKKILRAVRPKGMGLITRTAGEGRSREDFQADSKYHAKVWDNIKTKYERMNGPGLIREDLSPILRAVRDRFTSEFDCLTVDDDEQNDRIIAFLESLDPDLKSRVKLYKHKRPIFDKMGIEEDITKALRRQVYLPSGGHICIDQTEALIAIDVNTGKFTGKKQLEDTVFQTNIEAASEIARQMRLRDMGGIIVIDFIDMDQERNRKKLLRTLHEALQADRAKTTVSEINELGMVEMTRKRVKHNLVKALSQPCPYCEGSGQVRSVTTMTFDILRKLQSLFVTSKEKHIIVQVHHDVARRLQHENKAMVDEIAERFERTIDVEAGVDFHIHDVKVLRARTRQDITSSPSGD, encoded by the coding sequence ATGCGAGAGATAGTGATCAACGCGGGCTCGCACGAGACCCGCATTGCCGAGCTGGAGAACAAGCGGCTCGTGGAGCTCCAGGTGGAGCGCCACGAGAGCCCCAGCATTGTAGGCAACATTTACAAGGGCCGGGTGGACTCGGTGGTGCCGGGCATCCAGGCGGCCTTCATCGACATCGGCCAGGACAAGAACGGCTTTCTTTATGTGTCCGATATTGCGGGCGCCGAAGGCACGGGCGACATGATGCTGGATGAAGGCAAGCCGAGGGCACGCACGCGGGCGCGCCGCGCAAAGCAGCAGCCGATCGAGACGATCCTGAAGAAGAACCAGCACATCATGGTGCAGGTGATCAAGGACCGGCTGGGCACAAAGGGCGCGCGCCTCACCAATTTCATCACCGTGCCGGGCCGCTACACGGTGCTGATGCCCACGGTAAGCACCCTGGGGGTGTCGCGAAAGATCGAATCCGAGGAGGAGCGCGAGCGCCTCAAGAAGATCCTCCGCGCGGTGCGCCCCAAGGGCATGGGCCTCATCACCCGGACCGCGGGCGAGGGCCGCTCCCGGGAAGATTTCCAGGCGGACTCGAAGTACCACGCGAAGGTCTGGGACAACATCAAGACGAAGTACGAGCGGATGAACGGCCCCGGCCTGATCCGCGAAGATCTCAGCCCCATCCTGCGGGCGGTGCGTGATCGCTTTACGAGCGAGTTCGACTGTCTCACGGTGGACGACGACGAGCAGAACGACCGGATTATCGCCTTCCTGGAGAGCCTCGATCCCGATTTGAAGTCGCGGGTGAAGCTCTACAAGCACAAGCGGCCCATCTTCGACAAGATGGGGATCGAAGAGGACATTACCAAAGCGCTGCGGCGCCAGGTGTATTTGCCCAGCGGCGGCCACATCTGCATCGACCAGACCGAGGCGCTCATCGCCATTGACGTGAATACGGGCAAGTTCACCGGCAAGAAACAGCTCGAAGACACTGTCTTCCAGACGAACATCGAGGCCGCGAGCGAGATCGCCCGCCAGATGCGCCTGCGCGATATGGGCGGCATCATCGTCATCGACTTTATCGACATGGACCAGGAGCGCAACCGGAAGAAGTTGCTGCGCACGCTCCACGAAGCGCTTCAGGCCGACCGCGCAAAGACGACGGTGTCGGAGATTAACGAGCTGGGCATGGTGGAGATGACGCGGAAGCGCGTGAAGCACAACCTGGTGAAGGCCCTTTCCCAGCCCTGCCCCTATTGCGAAGGCAGCGGCCAGGTGCGTTCGGTGACGACCATGACCTTCGACATCCTGCGCAAGCTCCAGAGCCTCTTTGTGACGAGCAAGGAAAAGCACATCATCGTGCAGGTGCACCACGACGTGGCGCGTCGCCTGCAGCATGAGAACAAGGCGATGGTGGACGAGATCGCCGAGCGTTTCGAACGGACCATCGACGTGGAGGCGGGCGTGGACTTCCACATACACGATGTGAAAGTGCTGCGGGCGCGTACGCGCCAGGATATTACATCGAGTCCCTCGGGCGACTGA